The following are from one region of the Pelagibius sp. CAU 1746 genome:
- a CDS encoding shikimate kinase — protein sequence MVHTSEEVADAGSISLAVPRTIALVGLMGAGKSCIGRLLAASLDLPFVDADKEIETAAGCSIEDIFSAHGEAAFRDGERRVIARLLDEPKMVLATGGGAFMDPETRRLIRERAISVWLRADVDLLLRRTARRNNRPLLKRGDPRQILSELIALRYPVYAEADVVVDSVDGPPETTLARVVKGLQHHIRKHGAAPGKAGQ from the coding sequence GTGGTTCATACAAGCGAAGAGGTGGCGGACGCCGGGAGCATTTCCCTGGCCGTGCCCCGCACCATTGCCCTGGTGGGGCTGATGGGCGCCGGCAAGTCCTGCATCGGTCGCCTGCTTGCCGCCTCGCTCGACCTGCCCTTCGTCGATGCCGACAAGGAAATCGAGACCGCCGCCGGCTGCTCCATCGAGGACATCTTCTCCGCCCACGGCGAAGCGGCTTTCCGTGACGGAGAACGCCGGGTGATCGCCCGCCTGCTCGACGAACCGAAGATGGTGCTGGCCACCGGCGGCGGCGCCTTCATGGACCCCGAAACGCGCCGGCTGATCCGCGAGCGCGCCATCTCCGTGTGGCTGCGCGCCGATGTCGACCTGCTGCTGCGCCGCACGGCCCGGCGCAACAACCGGCCGCTGCTGAAGCGCGGCGACCCGCGCCAGATTCTCAGCGAACTGATCGCGTTGCGCTATCCGGTCTACGCCGAGGCCGACGTGGTGGTCGATTCCGTCGACGGTCCGCCAGAGACGACGCTGGCCCGCGTCGTGAAAGGACTGCAGCACCATATAAGGAAACACGGCGCAGCCCCCGGAAAGGCCGGACAATGA